Proteins co-encoded in one Haloarcula pelagica genomic window:
- a CDS encoding DUF5786 family protein, translating into MSMGAYDDDEHERRERKNNEVDLSEDDDRTAYHGSVEYDSGESTEELLDQFKQINSE; encoded by the coding sequence ATGTCGATGGGAGCGTATGACGACGACGAACACGAACGCCGTGAGCGCAAGAACAACGAGGTCGACCTGTCGGAGGACGACGACCGCACAGCGTATCACGGGTCTGTCGAATACGATTCCGGGGAGTCGACGGAGGAGCTCCTCGACCAGTTCAAGCAGATCAACTCGGAGTAG
- a CDS encoding DUF7530 family protein, giving the protein MSRGEPHPVYGETWVYESIVGALPGIRLPTWAAVAIQLFVFEVGIVALSWYYDVWPAAIAGTAVVIVASIGSVEMLRISTLVRRIDVPETYQALLFSSNVEVVLSVLAYIAMLTHLFVFDPQTSASPIVTDLFGEEPPVLVVYLMLLILWDVSYRIGTGWWASVTGLWRSARYRFDPETARVFQRADLETLGFGILQLVLVPFVLNYPVLLAALLAHVTAVTVVTGLSVLLLRVRSRTADATPS; this is encoded by the coding sequence GTGAGTCGCGGGGAGCCACATCCGGTCTACGGCGAAACCTGGGTGTACGAGAGTATCGTCGGTGCGCTGCCCGGGATAAGACTACCCACGTGGGCAGCAGTCGCGATCCAGCTGTTCGTCTTCGAGGTCGGCATCGTCGCGCTGTCGTGGTACTACGACGTGTGGCCGGCCGCCATCGCCGGGACCGCGGTAGTCATCGTCGCCTCCATCGGCAGTGTCGAGATGCTGCGGATCAGCACGCTCGTCCGCCGGATCGACGTGCCCGAGACGTATCAGGCGCTGTTGTTCTCCTCGAACGTCGAGGTGGTGCTGTCGGTGCTGGCCTACATCGCCATGCTGACCCACCTGTTCGTGTTCGACCCGCAGACGAGCGCCTCACCGATCGTCACCGATCTCTTCGGCGAGGAGCCGCCGGTGCTCGTGGTCTATCTCATGTTGCTCATCCTCTGGGACGTGAGCTACCGGATCGGTACCGGCTGGTGGGCCAGTGTCACCGGTCTCTGGCGGTCCGCTCGCTATCGGTTCGACCCGGAGACCGCGCGCGTCTTCCAGCGGGCGGACCTGGAGACGCTGGGCTTTGGAATCTTACAGCTCGTGTTGGTCCCGTTCGTGCTGAACTACCCGGTGCTGTTGGCGGCGCTCCTGGCACACGTGACGGCAGTGACGGTCGTGACGGGTCTGTCCGTGCTGTTGCTACGAGTCAGGTCCAGAACCGCGGACGCTACTCCGAGTTGA
- a CDS encoding NAD(P)H-binding protein, translating into MHVLVTGATGFVGSHLVEALCRTGHDVRVLVRDPAEYDPPPGVEVAAGDLLDPGSFEEALAGVDAAYYLVHSMRAGADYADRDRRAARNFRTAAESAGVDRVVYLGGLGGEDGLSEHLASRREVETLLAAGEYDLTALRAAIIVGEGSASFRVIRALSTRFPVLVAPKWVRTDCQPIAIDDVVAYLVGLLDAPETAGETYEIGGPEVMSYAEILRRTGDLLGRTGPRIVPVPMFTPGVAAYWVGLLTDVPTSVARPLVDGLKTPVVADDTGLDDVVPVDATSFEAAVRRAATQPRQPAPQRVVAAGGDRR; encoded by the coding sequence ATGCACGTCCTGGTCACCGGTGCGACGGGGTTCGTCGGGAGCCACCTGGTCGAGGCGCTGTGTCGGACCGGCCACGACGTTCGCGTCCTGGTCCGCGATCCAGCCGAATACGACCCACCCCCGGGTGTCGAGGTCGCGGCCGGCGACCTGTTGGACCCCGGGAGTTTCGAGGAGGCACTCGCGGGCGTCGACGCCGCCTACTATCTGGTCCACTCGATGCGGGCCGGCGCGGACTACGCCGATCGGGACCGGCGAGCGGCCCGGAACTTCCGTACGGCGGCCGAGAGTGCCGGCGTCGACCGCGTCGTCTATCTCGGAGGCCTCGGTGGCGAAGACGGGCTCTCGGAGCATCTCGCCTCCCGCCGGGAGGTCGAGACGCTGCTGGCTGCGGGCGAGTACGATCTGACCGCGCTGCGTGCGGCGATCATCGTCGGCGAGGGCAGTGCCAGTTTCCGGGTCATCCGGGCGCTTTCGACCCGGTTTCCGGTGCTGGTCGCGCCCAAGTGGGTCCGCACCGACTGTCAGCCAATCGCCATCGACGACGTGGTCGCCTACCTCGTGGGGCTCCTCGACGCCCCCGAGACGGCCGGCGAGACCTACGAGATCGGCGGCCCGGAGGTCATGAGCTACGCCGAGATCCTCCGCCGGACCGGGGACCTGCTGGGCAGGACCGGGCCGCGGATCGTCCCGGTGCCGATGTTCACGCCCGGCGTCGCCGCCTACTGGGTGGGACTCCTGACGGATGTCCCCACGAGCGTCGCCCGCCCGCTCGTCGACGGCCTGAAGACACCGGTCGTCGCCGACGACACCGGGCTCGACGACGTGGTCCCGGTCGACGCGACATCGTTCGAGGCGGCGGTCAGGCGGGCGGCCACCCAGCCTCGACAGCCAGCCCCACAGCGCGTGGTCGCCGCCGGGGGGGACCGCCGGTGA
- a CDS encoding DUF5784 family protein: protein MAGPIRFRRSTERWSEDRVRRDLLAPLADSFGADLTGPWFAPPEGWAARRLEMHNGDLALFCWNGQEAYWLGNTETPRALWQTTKYTFEESPDPIAEWAQRELFAQLEVEDPWLTEYDHLAHFFLPVLLSKDGRESTRQFFRDHAAGFPDTDRETALSFYDDFLGSGALDRFRYTMASKLGTSEGFDRTRMAATMGEFNVAKLLVDAGNEIEPEVELGSGHSVDFRVEDTLVEVTRPRPPTRRQVDTAVGALTASTDAKTRDQLAAHPGAVLVVDCSSFRDDEWGRLYGERPDPGYQPTVVFRCRPDGTVEGYTVGSVPFPLPF, encoded by the coding sequence GTGGCTGGCCCGATCAGATTTCGTCGTTCGACAGAGCGCTGGAGCGAGGACCGCGTCCGGCGGGACCTGCTGGCACCGCTCGCGGACTCGTTCGGTGCCGACCTGACGGGGCCGTGGTTCGCACCGCCGGAGGGATGGGCCGCCAGACGCTTAGAGATGCACAACGGCGACCTGGCGCTGTTTTGCTGGAACGGCCAGGAGGCCTACTGGCTCGGCAACACCGAGACGCCGCGTGCGCTCTGGCAGACGACGAAGTACACCTTCGAGGAGAGCCCAGACCCCATCGCCGAGTGGGCACAGCGGGAGCTGTTCGCACAACTGGAGGTCGAGGACCCGTGGCTCACCGAGTACGACCACCTGGCACACTTCTTCCTCCCGGTGTTGCTCTCGAAGGACGGTCGGGAGTCGACCCGGCAGTTCTTCCGGGACCACGCGGCCGGCTTCCCCGACACGGACCGCGAGACGGCGCTTTCCTTCTACGACGACTTCCTGGGCAGCGGCGCCCTGGACCGGTTCCGGTACACGATGGCGAGCAAACTGGGGACCAGTGAGGGGTTCGACCGGACGCGGATGGCCGCGACGATGGGGGAGTTCAACGTCGCCAAACTCCTCGTGGACGCGGGCAACGAGATCGAACCGGAGGTCGAACTGGGGTCGGGCCACTCCGTCGACTTCCGTGTCGAGGACACCCTCGTCGAGGTGACCCGGCCCCGCCCGCCGACCCGACGACAGGTAGACACCGCCGTCGGCGCGCTGACGGCCTCGACGGACGCGAAGACCCGCGACCAGTTGGCGGCCCATCCCGGCGCCGTCCTCGTCGTCGACTGCTCGTCGTTCCGGGACGACGAGTGGGGCCGCCTCTACGGCGAACGGCCCGACCCGGGCTACCAGCCGACGGTGGTGTTCCGGTGTCGCCCCGACGGGACCGTCGAGGGGTACACCGTCGGCTCGGTCCCGTTCCCCCTGCCGTTCTGA
- a CDS encoding DUF367 family protein — translation MELHVRYEGDDDPEKCSARKLARFDLAELHRATRSTPPGVVLNPFADRALSPADRATAGDGARHDRLVALDCSWETAEREAFDLEGVHRSLPFLVAGNPVNYGTPFQLNTVEAFAGALCILGERDQAERILSKFSWGHTFLELNEEPLARYADCTDSSDVVAVQDDYLVEE, via the coding sequence GTGGAACTACACGTTCGCTACGAGGGTGACGACGACCCCGAGAAGTGCAGCGCCCGGAAGCTCGCCCGGTTCGACCTGGCCGAACTCCACCGGGCGACCCGGTCGACGCCGCCGGGGGTCGTCCTCAACCCGTTCGCCGACCGCGCGCTCTCGCCGGCCGACCGGGCGACGGCGGGCGACGGCGCCCGTCACGACCGCCTGGTCGCGCTGGACTGCTCGTGGGAGACCGCCGAGCGCGAGGCGTTCGATCTGGAGGGGGTCCACCGCTCGCTGCCCTTCCTCGTGGCCGGCAACCCCGTCAACTACGGGACCCCGTTCCAGCTGAACACCGTCGAGGCGTTCGCCGGCGCGCTCTGTATCCTCGGCGAGCGCGACCAGGCCGAGCGCATCCTCTCGAAGTTCTCCTGGGGGCACACCTTCCTCGAACTCAACGAGGAACCGCTGGCCCGCTACGCGGACTGTACGGACTCCAGTGACGTGGTCGCGGTCCAGGATGACTACCTCGTCGAGGAGTGA